Proteins found in one Acanthopagrus latus isolate v.2019 chromosome 3, fAcaLat1.1, whole genome shotgun sequence genomic segment:
- the LOC119014953 gene encoding serine/threonine-protein phosphatase 6 regulatory ankyrin repeat subunit A isoform X1 — protein MRSERASRVCIVVLEEVEEDEPSSSPPPPRPKSSPDRRSHHASRRAAAQEDKPSLLRAIFNVDPDEVRSLIFKKEDVNIQDNEKRTPLHAAAYLGDAEIIELLILSGARVNAKDNKWLTPLHRAVASCSEDAVAVLLKHSADVNARDKNWQTPLHVAASNKAVRCAEALVPLLSNVNVSDRAGRTALHHAAFSGHVEMVKLLLSRGANINAFDKKDRRAIHWGAYMGHLEVVKLLVASGAEVDCKDKKAYTPLHAAASSGMSSTVHYLLSLGVHVNEVNAYGNTPLHLACYNGQDVVVSELIEAGANVNQVNERGFSALHFASSSRQGALCQELLLAHGAHINMQSKDSKTPLHMAATHGRFSCSQALIQNGAEIDCEDKSRNTALHIAARCGHELIITALIKHGANTAKRGIHGMFPLHLAALSGFSDCCRKLLSSGFDIDTPDDFGRTCLHAAAAGGNLECLNLLLNIGADFNRKDNFGRTPLHYASANCNYQCVFALVGSGASINELDQRGCSSLHYAAAADTDGKCVEYLLRNDADPAVRDKQGYSAVHYASAYGRTLCLELMASETPLDVLMETSATDTLSDSESQAPVSPLHLAAYHGHCGALEVLLSSLLDVDVCSPEGRTPLSLACSRGHQECVSLLLHHGSSPMTRDYTHKKTAIHAAAMNGHPECLRLLMSNNNQHINVDAQDISGQTPLMLAVLNGHTECVYSLLGQGASVENQDRWGRTALHRGAVTGQEECVEALLQRGASVCVRDIRGRSPLHLASACGRMGALGALLQAATTTSHAQTHLTDNQGYTPLHWACYNGYDACVEVLLDQEVFKKIKGNSFSPLHCAVMNDNEGVAEMLIDSLGTTIVNATDSKGRTPLHAAAFSDHVECVSLLLSHGAQANVVDTHLRRTPLMMAALNGQTNTVEVLVSSAKADLTLQDAHRNTALHLACSKAHETSALLILEKTSDRNLINCTNAALQTPLHVAARKGLTVVVQELLGKGASVLAVDENGYTPALSCAPNRDVADCLALILNSMMPTSPMVTIAALPALSLTQTVINHHPTNNHISKGVAFDTPPPLRPDHASYCRPERPLSSVSGDDELNDSDSETY, from the exons ATGCGGTCAGAGCGGGCTAGCCGTGTGTGTATCGTGGTGcttgaggaggtggaggaggatgagccGTCTTCTTCGCCCCCACCTCCTCGGCCCAAATCATCTCCAGACCGCAGATCCCATCATGCCTCTCGAAGGGCTGCTGCTCAGGAGGACAAG CCGTCTCTTTTAAGAGCCATCTTCAACGTGGACCCAGATGAAGTTCGCTCTCTCATATTCAAGAAAGAGGATGTCAACATTCAG GACAATGAGAAGCGGACACCGCTACACGCTGCAGCCTATCTGGGAGACGCTGAGATCATCGAACTGCTCATCCTCTCAG GAGCCAGAGTTAATGCCAAAGACAACAAGTGGTTGACTCCTCTTCATCGAGCTGTCGCCTCCTGTAGTGAG GATGCAGTGGCAGTGCTGCTGAAGCACAGCGCCGATGTCAACGCCAGGGACAAGAATTGGCAGACTCCGCTCCACGTTGCGGCTAGCAACAAGGCGGTACGCTGTGCCGAGGCTTTGGTCCCACTGCTCAGCAATGTCAACGTGTCTGACCGGGCAGGACGCACAGCCCTGCACCATGCTGCCTTCAGTGGACATGTTGAG ATGGTGAAGTTGCTGCTGTCCAGAGGAGCCAACATTAATGCATTTGACAAGAAGGACAGGAGAGCCATCCACTGGGGAGCTTACATGG GTCACCTAGAGGTGGTAAAGTTACTAGTGGCCAGTGGAGCAGAAGTTGATTGTAAGGACAAGAAAGCCTACACCCCGCTTCATGCAGCTGCCTCCAGTGGCATGAGCAGCACAGTGCACTACCTGCTGAGCCTCGGGGTCCAc GTCAATGAGGTGAACGCCTATGGCAACACTCCTCTCCACTTGGCCTGCTACAACGGACAGGATGTGGTTGTCAGTGAGCTCATTGAGGCAGGGGCAAATGTCAACCAG GTGAACGAGAGGGGTTTTTCTGCCCTGCACTTTGCTTCCTCCTCACGTCAGGGGGCGCTGTGCCAGGAGCTGCTGTTAGCCCACGGAGCTCACATCAACATGCAG agTAAGGACAGTAAGACTCCCCTCCACATGGCAGCTACTCATGGAAGGTTCTCCTGCTCGCAGGCCCTCATTCAAAATG GAGCTGAGATTGATTGTGAGGACAAGAGCAGAAATACTGCCCTTCACATCGCTGCTCGTTGTGGCCATGAACTCATCATCACAGCACTCATCAAACACGGAGCCAACACCGCCAA GAGAGGAATTCACGGGATGTTCCCCCTACACCTGGCAGCTCTCAGCGGCTTCTCAGATTgctgcaggaagctgctgtCCTCAG GGTTTGACATAGACACCCCTGATGACTTTGGAAGGACCTGTcttcatgctgctgcagctggagg GAACTTGGAGTGTCTGAACTTGCTGTTAAACATCGGAGCAGACTTCAACAGGAAAGACAACTTTGGCAG GACTCCACTACACTATGCATCAGCCAACTGTAActaccagtgtgtgtttgctctggtGGGCTCTGGAGCGAGCATCAATGAGCTGGAccagagaggctgcagctctctgcacTACGCTGCTGCAGCGGATACTGATGGGAA gtgtgtggAGTACCTGTTGAGGAACGATGCTGATCCAGCAGTGAGAGACAAGCAAGGTTACAGTGCAGTGCACTATGCTTCAGCTTACGGACGCACACTCTGCCTGGAACTG atgGCAAGTGAGACGCCTCTTGATGTG ttgaTGGAGACATCGGCAACAGACACGCTGAGTGACTCTGAGAGCCAGGCCCCCGTCAGTCCACTCCACCTCGCG GCTTACCACGGACACTGTGGAGCTCTAGAGGTTCTCCTGTCGTCCCTGCTGGACGTGGACGTTTGCAGCCCAGAGGGCAGGACCCCCCTCAGCCTGGCCTGCTCCAGGGGTCATCAGGAGTgtgtctccctgctgctgcaccatgGTTCCTCCCCCATGACCCGggactacacacacaaaaagacagccATACATGCTGCAG CTATGAATGGCCACCCAGAGTGCCTGCGCCTGCTCATgagcaacaacaaccaacacATTAATGTAGATGCACAAGACATCAGTGgaca GACTCCGCTGATGTTGGCGGTGCTGAACGGacacacagagtgtgtgtaCTCTCTCCTCGGCCAAGGAGCCAGTGTAGAGAATCAGGACCGCTGGGGCAGGACGGCTCTACATCGAGGG GCGGTGACAGGGCAGGAGGAGTGTGTGGAGGCCCTCCTCCAGCGGGgggccagtgtgtgtgtcagagacatCCGGGGCCGCTCCCCTCTACATCTAGCATCTGCCTGCGGTCGTATGGGCGCCCTGGGTGCTCTGCTGCAGGCCGCCACCACCACTTCACATGCTCAAACACACCTCACTGACAACCAGGGCTACACACCACTGCACTGGGCCTGCTACAATG GATATGATGCATGTGTGGAGGTGTTGTTGGACCAGGAGGTGTTCAAGAAGATTAAGGGCAACTCTTTCAGTCCACTGCACTGTGCTGT tatGAACGATAACGAGGGAGTGGCTGAGATGTTAATTGACTCTCTGGGCACAACCATTGTCAACGCCACTGACTCCAAGGGCAG GACCCCCCTGCATGCTGCAGCCTTTTCCGACCACGTGGAGTGCGTCTCCCTTCTGCTGAGCCACGGAGCCCAGGCCAACGTGGTCGACACACACTTGCGCAGGACACCACTGATGATGGCAGCTCTAAACGGACAGACCAATACTGTGG AGGTGTTGGTGAGCAGTGCTAAAGCAGACTTGACACTACAGGACGCACACAGGAACACTGCGTTACATCTGGCGTGCAGCAAG GCTCATGAGACGAGTGCCTTGTTGATTCTGGAGAAGACCAGCGACAGAAACCTCATCAACTGCACCAATGCTGCTCTCCAGAC GCCTCTGCACGTAGCAGCAAGAAAGGGATTGACAGTGGTTGTCCAGGAGCTGCTGGGGAAAGGAGCCAGTGTGTTAGCAGTGGACGAGAACG GTTACACTCCAGCTCTGTCCTGCGCTCCCAACCGAGATGTGGCCGACTGCCTGGCGCTCATCCTCAACTCCATGATGCCCACCTCCCCCATGGTCACCATAGCAGCTCTCCCTGCACTTTCTCTCACCCAGACTGTCATCAACCACCACCCCACCAACAACCACATCTCCAAAGGCGTGGCCTTTGACACCCCACCTCCTCTGAGGCCTGACCACGCCTCCTACTGCAGGCCAGAGCGCCCGCTGTCCTCCGTCTCTGGGGACGATGAACTGAATGACTCAGACTCAGAGACATACTGA
- the LOC119014953 gene encoding serine/threonine-protein phosphatase 6 regulatory ankyrin repeat subunit A isoform X2 codes for MAVLKIQDQPSLLRAIFNVDPDEVRSLIFKKEDVNIQDNEKRTPLHAAAYLGDAEIIELLILSGARVNAKDNKWLTPLHRAVASCSEDAVAVLLKHSADVNARDKNWQTPLHVAASNKAVRCAEALVPLLSNVNVSDRAGRTALHHAAFSGHVEMVKLLLSRGANINAFDKKDRRAIHWGAYMGHLEVVKLLVASGAEVDCKDKKAYTPLHAAASSGMSSTVHYLLSLGVHVNEVNAYGNTPLHLACYNGQDVVVSELIEAGANVNQVNERGFSALHFASSSRQGALCQELLLAHGAHINMQSKDSKTPLHMAATHGRFSCSQALIQNGAEIDCEDKSRNTALHIAARCGHELIITALIKHGANTAKRGIHGMFPLHLAALSGFSDCCRKLLSSGFDIDTPDDFGRTCLHAAAAGGNLECLNLLLNIGADFNRKDNFGRTPLHYASANCNYQCVFALVGSGASINELDQRGCSSLHYAAAADTDGKCVEYLLRNDADPAVRDKQGYSAVHYASAYGRTLCLELMASETPLDVLMETSATDTLSDSESQAPVSPLHLAAYHGHCGALEVLLSSLLDVDVCSPEGRTPLSLACSRGHQECVSLLLHHGSSPMTRDYTHKKTAIHAAAMNGHPECLRLLMSNNNQHINVDAQDISGQTPLMLAVLNGHTECVYSLLGQGASVENQDRWGRTALHRGAVTGQEECVEALLQRGASVCVRDIRGRSPLHLASACGRMGALGALLQAATTTSHAQTHLTDNQGYTPLHWACYNGYDACVEVLLDQEVFKKIKGNSFSPLHCAVMNDNEGVAEMLIDSLGTTIVNATDSKGRTPLHAAAFSDHVECVSLLLSHGAQANVVDTHLRRTPLMMAALNGQTNTVEVLVSSAKADLTLQDAHRNTALHLACSKAHETSALLILEKTSDRNLINCTNAALQTPLHVAARKGLTVVVQELLGKGASVLAVDENGYTPALSCAPNRDVADCLALILNSMMPTSPMVTIAALPALSLTQTVINHHPTNNHISKGVAFDTPPPLRPDHASYCRPERPLSSVSGDDELNDSDSETY; via the exons CCGTCTCTTTTAAGAGCCATCTTCAACGTGGACCCAGATGAAGTTCGCTCTCTCATATTCAAGAAAGAGGATGTCAACATTCAG GACAATGAGAAGCGGACACCGCTACACGCTGCAGCCTATCTGGGAGACGCTGAGATCATCGAACTGCTCATCCTCTCAG GAGCCAGAGTTAATGCCAAAGACAACAAGTGGTTGACTCCTCTTCATCGAGCTGTCGCCTCCTGTAGTGAG GATGCAGTGGCAGTGCTGCTGAAGCACAGCGCCGATGTCAACGCCAGGGACAAGAATTGGCAGACTCCGCTCCACGTTGCGGCTAGCAACAAGGCGGTACGCTGTGCCGAGGCTTTGGTCCCACTGCTCAGCAATGTCAACGTGTCTGACCGGGCAGGACGCACAGCCCTGCACCATGCTGCCTTCAGTGGACATGTTGAG ATGGTGAAGTTGCTGCTGTCCAGAGGAGCCAACATTAATGCATTTGACAAGAAGGACAGGAGAGCCATCCACTGGGGAGCTTACATGG GTCACCTAGAGGTGGTAAAGTTACTAGTGGCCAGTGGAGCAGAAGTTGATTGTAAGGACAAGAAAGCCTACACCCCGCTTCATGCAGCTGCCTCCAGTGGCATGAGCAGCACAGTGCACTACCTGCTGAGCCTCGGGGTCCAc GTCAATGAGGTGAACGCCTATGGCAACACTCCTCTCCACTTGGCCTGCTACAACGGACAGGATGTGGTTGTCAGTGAGCTCATTGAGGCAGGGGCAAATGTCAACCAG GTGAACGAGAGGGGTTTTTCTGCCCTGCACTTTGCTTCCTCCTCACGTCAGGGGGCGCTGTGCCAGGAGCTGCTGTTAGCCCACGGAGCTCACATCAACATGCAG agTAAGGACAGTAAGACTCCCCTCCACATGGCAGCTACTCATGGAAGGTTCTCCTGCTCGCAGGCCCTCATTCAAAATG GAGCTGAGATTGATTGTGAGGACAAGAGCAGAAATACTGCCCTTCACATCGCTGCTCGTTGTGGCCATGAACTCATCATCACAGCACTCATCAAACACGGAGCCAACACCGCCAA GAGAGGAATTCACGGGATGTTCCCCCTACACCTGGCAGCTCTCAGCGGCTTCTCAGATTgctgcaggaagctgctgtCCTCAG GGTTTGACATAGACACCCCTGATGACTTTGGAAGGACCTGTcttcatgctgctgcagctggagg GAACTTGGAGTGTCTGAACTTGCTGTTAAACATCGGAGCAGACTTCAACAGGAAAGACAACTTTGGCAG GACTCCACTACACTATGCATCAGCCAACTGTAActaccagtgtgtgtttgctctggtGGGCTCTGGAGCGAGCATCAATGAGCTGGAccagagaggctgcagctctctgcacTACGCTGCTGCAGCGGATACTGATGGGAA gtgtgtggAGTACCTGTTGAGGAACGATGCTGATCCAGCAGTGAGAGACAAGCAAGGTTACAGTGCAGTGCACTATGCTTCAGCTTACGGACGCACACTCTGCCTGGAACTG atgGCAAGTGAGACGCCTCTTGATGTG ttgaTGGAGACATCGGCAACAGACACGCTGAGTGACTCTGAGAGCCAGGCCCCCGTCAGTCCACTCCACCTCGCG GCTTACCACGGACACTGTGGAGCTCTAGAGGTTCTCCTGTCGTCCCTGCTGGACGTGGACGTTTGCAGCCCAGAGGGCAGGACCCCCCTCAGCCTGGCCTGCTCCAGGGGTCATCAGGAGTgtgtctccctgctgctgcaccatgGTTCCTCCCCCATGACCCGggactacacacacaaaaagacagccATACATGCTGCAG CTATGAATGGCCACCCAGAGTGCCTGCGCCTGCTCATgagcaacaacaaccaacacATTAATGTAGATGCACAAGACATCAGTGgaca GACTCCGCTGATGTTGGCGGTGCTGAACGGacacacagagtgtgtgtaCTCTCTCCTCGGCCAAGGAGCCAGTGTAGAGAATCAGGACCGCTGGGGCAGGACGGCTCTACATCGAGGG GCGGTGACAGGGCAGGAGGAGTGTGTGGAGGCCCTCCTCCAGCGGGgggccagtgtgtgtgtcagagacatCCGGGGCCGCTCCCCTCTACATCTAGCATCTGCCTGCGGTCGTATGGGCGCCCTGGGTGCTCTGCTGCAGGCCGCCACCACCACTTCACATGCTCAAACACACCTCACTGACAACCAGGGCTACACACCACTGCACTGGGCCTGCTACAATG GATATGATGCATGTGTGGAGGTGTTGTTGGACCAGGAGGTGTTCAAGAAGATTAAGGGCAACTCTTTCAGTCCACTGCACTGTGCTGT tatGAACGATAACGAGGGAGTGGCTGAGATGTTAATTGACTCTCTGGGCACAACCATTGTCAACGCCACTGACTCCAAGGGCAG GACCCCCCTGCATGCTGCAGCCTTTTCCGACCACGTGGAGTGCGTCTCCCTTCTGCTGAGCCACGGAGCCCAGGCCAACGTGGTCGACACACACTTGCGCAGGACACCACTGATGATGGCAGCTCTAAACGGACAGACCAATACTGTGG AGGTGTTGGTGAGCAGTGCTAAAGCAGACTTGACACTACAGGACGCACACAGGAACACTGCGTTACATCTGGCGTGCAGCAAG GCTCATGAGACGAGTGCCTTGTTGATTCTGGAGAAGACCAGCGACAGAAACCTCATCAACTGCACCAATGCTGCTCTCCAGAC GCCTCTGCACGTAGCAGCAAGAAAGGGATTGACAGTGGTTGTCCAGGAGCTGCTGGGGAAAGGAGCCAGTGTGTTAGCAGTGGACGAGAACG GTTACACTCCAGCTCTGTCCTGCGCTCCCAACCGAGATGTGGCCGACTGCCTGGCGCTCATCCTCAACTCCATGATGCCCACCTCCCCCATGGTCACCATAGCAGCTCTCCCTGCACTTTCTCTCACCCAGACTGTCATCAACCACCACCCCACCAACAACCACATCTCCAAAGGCGTGGCCTTTGACACCCCACCTCCTCTGAGGCCTGACCACGCCTCCTACTGCAGGCCAGAGCGCCCGCTGTCCTCCGTCTCTGGGGACGATGAACTGAATGACTCAGACTCAGAGACATACTGA